In one window of Verrucomicrobiota bacterium DNA:
- a CDS encoding DUF1080 domain-containing protein — protein MSVLKSADDAQLQLDILKGMTDGLKGRRNVKMPAGWDDVSAKLAKSANPQVRELAQSLSLTFGSATALTALRARLADTAAAPAQRNAALESLLAAKDPALAVTLHQLLGEPALRAPALRGLASYDDAKTPAAVLAIYGSLSASEKRDALGTLVSRAASARALLAAVSGGAVPAKDLPADLVRQLRGLKQDDITALVGKLWGLTRDTPDDKKREIARYRALLESKPARPDDLSRGRLLYTKTCGQCHTLYGVGGKVGPDITGSNRADLDYLLHNILDPNAEIPNDYRTANIETKDDRSISGIVTRQDGQSVTVVTPNETLTLPRADIRTLATSELSMMPDGLLANMTDDEVRDLAAYLRGKSQVPLLASADTVALFFNAKDLSYWDGDPALWSVENGELVGRSAGLRRNEFIRSQLLLSDFRLVVKVKLVPNTGNSGIQFRSEVLPNGLMKGCQADVGAGWWGKLYEEHARGLLWRDSGEAHVKTGDWNTYEVLAVRSKVRTAINGKLCVDMDDAQFAASGVIGFQLHSGAIPFEVRYRDFELELNPKFELKTAK, from the coding sequence GACGGGCTCAAGGGCCGCCGCAACGTGAAGATGCCCGCGGGCTGGGACGACGTCTCCGCGAAGCTCGCCAAGAGCGCGAACCCACAGGTGCGCGAACTCGCGCAGTCGCTTTCGCTCACGTTCGGCAGCGCGACCGCGCTCACGGCGTTGCGCGCCCGACTCGCGGACACGGCGGCGGCGCCCGCGCAACGCAACGCCGCGCTCGAGTCGTTGCTGGCCGCGAAGGATCCCGCGCTCGCAGTCACGCTGCACCAGTTGCTCGGGGAACCCGCGCTGCGCGCGCCCGCGTTGCGCGGGCTGGCATCTTACGACGACGCGAAAACGCCCGCCGCCGTGCTTGCGATTTATGGTTCGCTCTCCGCATCGGAAAAGCGCGACGCGCTCGGCACGCTCGTGTCGCGGGCCGCGTCCGCCCGCGCGCTGCTCGCGGCGGTTTCGGGCGGCGCGGTCCCGGCGAAGGACCTGCCGGCCGACCTCGTGCGGCAGTTGCGCGGGCTCAAGCAGGACGACATCACGGCGTTGGTCGGCAAACTGTGGGGCCTCACCCGCGACACGCCCGACGACAAGAAAAGGGAGATAGCCCGTTACCGCGCCTTGTTGGAATCAAAGCCCGCGCGGCCCGACGACCTCTCGCGCGGCCGGCTGCTTTACACCAAGACGTGCGGCCAGTGCCATACGCTCTACGGCGTCGGCGGCAAGGTCGGCCCCGACATCACCGGCTCCAATCGCGCCGACCTCGATTACTTGCTGCACAACATCCTCGACCCGAACGCCGAAATCCCGAACGACTACCGCACTGCGAACATCGAGACGAAGGATGACCGCTCAATCTCCGGCATCGTCACGCGGCAGGACGGCCAGTCGGTCACCGTCGTCACGCCCAACGAGACGCTCACGCTGCCGCGCGCGGACATCCGCACGCTGGCCACGAGCGAACTTTCGATGATGCCAGACGGCTTGCTCGCGAACATGACCGACGACGAAGTGCGCGACCTTGCGGCCTACCTTCGCGGCAAATCGCAAGTGCCGCTGCTCGCCTCCGCCGACACGGTCGCGCTGTTCTTCAACGCCAAGGACCTTAGCTACTGGGACGGCGACCCGGCGTTGTGGAGCGTCGAGAACGGCGAACTCGTCGGCAGGAGCGCCGGCCTGCGCCGAAACGAGTTCATCCGCAGCCAGCTCCTGCTGTCCGACTTCCGCCTCGTGGTGAAGGTGAAACTCGTTCCGAACACGGGCAACAGCGGCATCCAGTTCCGGAGCGAGGTGCTGCCGAACGGCTTGATGAAGGGCTGCCAGGCCGACGTCGGCGCCGGCTGGTGGGGCAAGCTCTACGAAGAACACGCGCGCGGCCTGCTCTGGAGGGACAGTGGCGAGGCGCATGTGAAGACGGGCGACTGGAACACCTACGAAGTGCTCGCGGTCCGCTCAAAGGTCCGCACGGCGATCAACGGCAAGTTGTGCGTGGACATGGATGATGCGCAGTTCGCGGCGAGCGGTGTGATCGGCTTCCAGTTGCACAGCGGCGCGATCCCGTTCGAAGTGCGCTACCGGGATTTCGAACTGGAACTCAATCCCAAGTTCGAGTTGAAAACGGCGAAGTGA